One Candidatus Marinarcus aquaticus genomic window carries:
- a CDS encoding TolC family protein — MRFLKSKTLLTTLLLCSSLLASDDEQILSNDRLKLFDLSKEQVQEDAAKLQKDWINPVTYKLSRTYNEQTNPLKSTITVNQPIFKSGGIYEAIQYANSVEKYSNLDIDLQKKAMIKDATALLFEIHKMNYTLKKQELLVANANLDIMRKREQVMSGLLDASYLDNAILDANTAKNTLIDLEYQNKELINNFNNLASQPYQKFSLPVFDVVKDEEFLNNNLNIQLAKEDIEKKDHLSFMTISQYLPTINFTYDYTKYHDKDGDLTLKEQNETIGLNVTLPLDVRFLNDIQSARIDYLKSRITHNTTILEETNYYKTQMAKIEKIEAKDEIAKEDYKLYDSLLNDITQAVKAGLNAQADLDTLQNSKQIKAYDIEILKLERQIELLDVYARINR, encoded by the coding sequence ATGCGATTTCTAAAATCTAAAACCCTTTTAACGACACTTTTATTATGTTCATCATTACTCGCAAGTGATGATGAACAAATCTTGTCCAATGACCGTCTGAAACTCTTTGATTTAAGTAAAGAACAGGTTCAAGAAGATGCAGCAAAACTGCAAAAAGATTGGATCAACCCAGTTACATATAAACTCTCACGAACTTATAATGAACAGACCAATCCTTTAAAATCAACCATCACGGTTAATCAACCCATCTTTAAAAGTGGTGGGATTTATGAAGCAATTCAATACGCCAACTCTGTTGAAAAATACTCCAACTTGGATATTGATTTACAGAAAAAAGCGATGATCAAAGATGCCACTGCGTTGTTGTTTGAAATTCATAAAATGAACTACACCCTTAAAAAACAAGAACTCTTAGTGGCCAATGCCAACTTGGATATCATGAGAAAACGTGAGCAGGTAATGAGTGGATTATTGGATGCTTCTTATTTAGACAATGCCATTTTAGATGCCAATACAGCAAAAAATACCCTCATAGATTTGGAATATCAAAACAAAGAGTTGATCAACAACTTTAATAACTTGGCTTCACAACCGTATCAAAAGTTTTCATTGCCTGTGTTTGATGTGGTTAAAGATGAAGAGTTTTTAAACAACAACCTCAACATTCAACTTGCAAAAGAGGACATTGAAAAGAAAGATCACTTAAGTTTTATGACCATTTCACAATATCTTCCAACCATTAACTTTACGTACGATTACACCAAATATCATGACAAAGATGGCGATTTAACACTCAAAGAACAAAATGAAACAATTGGTTTAAATGTTACGTTGCCTTTAGACGTTCGATTTTTAAACGACATTCAAAGTGCTCGAATCGATTATCTAAAATCTCGTATTACACACAATACGACGATTTTAGAAGAGACCAACTACTATAAAACACAAATGGCGAAAATAGAGAAAATTGAAGCAAAAGATGAAATTGCCAAAGAAGATTATAAACTCTATGACTCGTTATTAAATGATATTACACAAGCCGTAAAAGCAGGGTTAAATGCACAAGCAGATTTAGATACTTTACAAAACTCTAAACAGATAAAAGCGTATGATATTGAGATACTCAAATTGGAGCGTCAAATTGAGTTACTGGATGTGTATGCACGAATCAATCGCTAA
- a CDS encoding DUF502 domain-containing protein: MLDTFRQFLSQGKSHIFSLILKGLFWLAPIIAVSIIILWIYDKINALTGSLFELFGFNPENHPFLWTLIGLMILGFMAYVIGLFVETRFGDFIQRLYAKIPGYETIKDLVDIFNTSKSGEKKVLVVLIKGFGKQGYNVGLMYSTKESILKEHYTVTLSMTPIPNGGYMFEIHQDKIYVIQEATFDSNLQYLLSMGVKSLPEILKIQPKSLEELPTLKHFLNNKE, translated from the coding sequence ATGTTAGATACATTTCGTCAATTTTTAAGTCAAGGGAAGAGTCATATCTTCTCACTTATTTTAAAAGGTCTTTTTTGGTTAGCACCTATCATTGCTGTTAGTATTATAATTTTGTGGATTTATGACAAAATAAATGCACTCACGGGAAGTTTGTTTGAACTTTTTGGATTTAATCCAGAAAATCATCCTTTTTTATGGACCCTCATAGGTTTGATGATTTTAGGGTTTATGGCGTATGTGATTGGTCTTTTTGTAGAGACTCGATTTGGAGATTTTATCCAACGACTCTATGCTAAAATTCCTGGTTATGAAACCATTAAAGATTTGGTGGATATTTTCAATACCTCAAAATCGGGTGAAAAAAAGGTTTTAGTGGTACTCATTAAAGGGTTTGGTAAGCAAGGGTATAACGTGGGATTAATGTACTCAACCAAAGAGAGTATTTTAAAAGAGCATTACACCGTAACACTTTCAATGACACCTATTCCCAATGGAGGATATATGTTTGAAATTCATCAAGATAAAATTTATGTCATTCAAGAGGCCACGTTTGACAGCAATTTACAATATCTCCTCTCTATGGGAGTGAAGTCGTTACCTGAGATTTTAAAAATTCAACCCAAATCTTTAGAAGAGTTACCTACTTTGAAACATTTTTTAAATAATAAAGAGTAG
- a CDS encoding c-type heme family protein, protein MNSLNRLNKVTIIITLLLTFTVAVSAAYAIYNAYHQKQELVLEQAKNAFEKNLNFRKWVAMHGGVYVFPTEKTQPNPYLKNHPFRDLETTDGKKLTLMNPAYSLREMLENFKGRFDEYGHITSLNPVNPKNHPDKWEEAVLKRFENKEISEYYEIYNYKGEEHLRYMKVLNTEAECFACHETHGYELGDVRGGISITIPMIYYNEKSFQEVQKILFMHLFILLVLYGIIYFFYQRLKNSILEEQKLISQLALKDQMLFKQSKIASLGEMLNNIAHHWRQPLSIISTSASGIKLQREFNTITPDMIDKAMDEIIHTTKYLSQTIEDFTNLIDEHSSKITFNISEYLLNDVQILKANTKCQNIHFIIEVEPNIEVKNYKYAFTKAILYIFNYLQKLYENSLLEPKVLLLQLTRKENEVHIMIKENTNCIDDEAIKKLFEPSITSRYDYQTNNLSLFLASKLISENLNGSINVTHSTLSYENKDYSGVCFKITLPLENKE, encoded by the coding sequence ATGAACAGTTTAAATCGATTAAATAAAGTTACAATTATCATTACTTTATTATTAACTTTTACCGTTGCCGTATCGGCTGCTTATGCGATTTATAACGCTTATCATCAAAAGCAAGAGCTCGTTTTAGAACAAGCCAAGAACGCATTTGAGAAGAACCTCAACTTTAGAAAATGGGTTGCCATGCATGGAGGTGTGTATGTCTTTCCCACAGAAAAAACACAACCCAATCCCTATTTAAAAAATCATCCTTTCAGAGATTTAGAGACCACCGATGGTAAAAAGCTCACATTAATGAATCCTGCTTACAGTTTACGAGAGATGTTGGAAAACTTCAAAGGTCGATTCGATGAGTATGGACATATCACCAGTCTGAATCCTGTCAACCCAAAAAATCATCCTGATAAGTGGGAAGAAGCTGTTTTAAAACGGTTTGAAAATAAAGAGATTTCAGAATATTATGAGATATATAACTATAAAGGAGAAGAGCATCTTCGCTATATGAAAGTTTTAAACACAGAAGCCGAATGTTTTGCCTGTCATGAGACGCATGGTTATGAATTGGGAGATGTTCGTGGAGGAATCTCTATTACAATACCCATGATCTATTACAATGAAAAAAGCTTTCAAGAGGTTCAAAAAATTTTGTTTATGCACCTCTTTATACTTTTAGTGTTGTATGGCATTATTTACTTTTTTTATCAACGACTTAAAAACTCTATTTTAGAAGAGCAAAAACTGATCTCGCAATTGGCATTAAAAGATCAAATGCTCTTTAAACAATCCAAAATTGCCTCTTTGGGAGAGATGCTCAATAACATCGCTCATCACTGGCGACAGCCTCTGAGTATTATTTCAACAAGTGCCAGTGGTATTAAACTGCAAAGAGAGTTTAATACCATTACCCCAGATATGATTGATAAAGCGATGGATGAAATCATTCATACCACCAAATATCTTTCACAAACCATTGAAGATTTCACCAATTTAATTGATGAACATTCATCAAAAATAACATTTAATATCTCAGAGTATTTACTGAATGATGTGCAAATTTTAAAAGCCAATACCAAGTGCCAAAATATTCATTTTATAATTGAAGTTGAACCCAATATTGAAGTTAAAAACTATAAATATGCTTTCACCAAAGCGATTTTATATATTTTTAACTACTTACAAAAACTCTATGAAAATAGCTTGCTAGAGCCTAAAGTATTACTCCTTCAACTCACACGCAAAGAGAATGAAGTGCATATTATGATTAAAGAGAACACCAATTGTATCGATGATGAAGCAATTAAAAAACTTTTTGAACCCTCTATTACAAGTCGTTATGACTACCAAACCAACAATCTAAGTCTCTTTTTAGCATCGAAATTGATCAGTGAAAATCTCAATGGAAGTATCAACGTAACCCACTCCACGCTTTCATATGAGAATAAGGATTATTCAGGTGTATGTTTTAAAATCACTTTGCCACTTGAAAATAAAGAGTAA
- a CDS encoding aminotransferase class III-fold pyridoxal phosphate-dependent enzyme, with protein MLENIDKQYVLHTYARNYVNFKKGINATLFDENSKDYIDFTSGIGVVSVGHGNQKVADAIYEQVQNITHISNLYLIEPQALLAQKIQELSGYDMAMFFANSGAEANEGAIKIARKYGRTKFGNQRYKVITLEHSFHGRTITTVKATGQEKMHSPNFSPYPEGFSYNNVLNDIYTSIDDETVAVMLELVQGEGGVQPFDKDEIQQLAKFLKEKEILLIIDEVQTGAYRTGEFLASNLYEIEPDIITMAKGVGGGVPIGVVMTKHKDIFSPGDHGSTFGGNFLVTAAAKEVLTQLDEYKTAGALDEAIIYFEKKLNEIYEKYSEYFTQKVGLGLMRGLRAKDEETLSAIIKSAFNEGVLVLKAGKNTLRLLPPLTISKEEMDEGFKRLDNAISKI; from the coding sequence ATGCTTGAAAATATTGATAAACAGTATGTTTTACACACTTATGCACGAAATTATGTCAACTTCAAAAAAGGGATTAATGCCACACTTTTTGATGAAAACAGCAAAGATTATATCGACTTTACCTCAGGGATTGGTGTGGTTTCAGTCGGTCATGGAAACCAAAAAGTTGCCGATGCTATTTATGAACAAGTTCAAAATATTACCCATATTTCAAACCTCTATTTAATTGAACCTCAAGCACTTTTAGCACAAAAAATCCAAGAGCTAAGTGGTTATGATATGGCCATGTTCTTTGCAAACTCAGGAGCAGAAGCAAATGAGGGTGCCATTAAAATTGCTCGTAAATATGGAAGAACAAAGTTTGGAAACCAACGATACAAAGTGATTACTTTAGAGCACTCATTTCATGGCCGAACCATTACAACAGTCAAAGCAACCGGTCAAGAGAAGATGCACTCTCCAAACTTTTCACCCTATCCTGAAGGGTTTTCATACAACAATGTCTTAAATGATATTTATACGAGTATCGATGATGAAACCGTTGCCGTGATGTTAGAGCTTGTTCAAGGAGAAGGTGGTGTTCAACCCTTTGACAAAGATGAGATTCAACAACTGGCGAAATTTTTAAAAGAGAAAGAGATTCTTTTAATCATCGATGAAGTACAAACAGGTGCTTATAGAACAGGTGAGTTTTTAGCCTCAAATTTGTATGAGATTGAACCCGATATCATCACCATGGCAAAAGGTGTTGGAGGAGGTGTTCCTATTGGTGTAGTAATGACCAAACATAAAGACATCTTCTCTCCTGGAGATCATGGTTCAACTTTTGGAGGAAACTTCTTAGTTACTGCTGCAGCTAAAGAGGTATTAACCCAATTGGATGAATACAAAACCGCTGGGGCTTTAGATGAAGCCATCATCTATTTTGAAAAAAAATTGAATGAGATTTATGAAAAATATTCAGAATACTTCACGCAAAAAGTAGGTCTTGGTCTTATGAGAGGATTAAGAGCCAAAGATGAAGAGACACTCAGTGCCATCATCAAATCTGCTTTTAATGAGGGTGTTTTAGTCTTAAAAGCAGGGAAAAATACCTTACGACTTCTGCCACCTCTTACAATCAGTAAAGAGGAGATGGATGAAGGGTTTAAAAGGTTAGATAATGCGATTTCTAAAATCTAA
- a CDS encoding SAM-dependent methyltransferase: MNFSTYFNDWLYGKNGYYTKYRTIGKDGDFYTSVSTSKFFGGAIGKKVIQTIEEGFVSNNTTLVEVGAHHGYLLADMIEFIHTLKPELLSTMTFAIVERFKPLQEQQKAYFKEAFGDAIKLVHYNDISEVKLDSAIIVANEIFDAFSCELVYTTQEGELQQALVNEHSISFEPCEDASIQTICSKYGITKGEVALGFDSFAQNLAKNIQTFEFITFDYGEKYPRNDFSTRIYHKHQVHPIFEEGLDLKQLFGQSDITYDVNFMHLIDSFKSAGIKNVSYQTQLKALVEFGIIELLEMVKIYSGENIYLREVQKVKTLLEPTGMGDRFKVAVFRKEA, translated from the coding sequence ATGAATTTCAGTACCTATTTTAATGATTGGCTTTATGGCAAAAATGGCTACTACACCAAATACCGAACCATAGGAAAAGATGGGGATTTTTACACCTCTGTTTCGACCTCTAAATTTTTTGGTGGCGCCATTGGTAAAAAAGTCATTCAAACCATTGAAGAGGGCTTTGTCTCCAACAACACCACGCTTGTAGAAGTAGGCGCTCATCACGGTTATTTACTGGCAGATATGATTGAATTTATTCATACACTCAAACCGGAACTGCTTAGCACCATGACTTTTGCCATTGTAGAGCGGTTTAAACCTTTGCAAGAGCAACAAAAAGCCTACTTCAAAGAAGCCTTTGGAGATGCCATAAAACTCGTACACTATAATGATATTTCGGAAGTGAAACTGGACAGTGCGATTATTGTAGCCAATGAGATTTTTGATGCATTTTCATGCGAATTGGTCTATACCACACAAGAAGGAGAACTGCAACAAGCCCTTGTCAATGAGCATAGCATAAGTTTTGAGCCGTGTGAAGATGCATCCATACAAACCATCTGTTCAAAATATGGCATCACTAAAGGGGAAGTGGCTTTAGGTTTTGACAGCTTTGCGCAAAACCTTGCAAAAAACATTCAAACCTTTGAGTTCATTACCTTTGATTATGGAGAGAAGTATCCACGAAACGACTTTTCAACCCGTATCTATCATAAACACCAAGTGCACCCTATCTTTGAAGAGGGTTTAGATTTAAAACAACTTTTTGGCCAGAGTGATATTACGTATGATGTCAATTTCATGCACCTCATTGACAGTTTTAAAAGTGCTGGTATTAAAAACGTCAGTTACCAAACACAACTCAAAGCTTTAGTGGAGTTTGGTATCATTGAACTGCTTGAAATGGTTAAAATATATTCAGGTGAAAATATCTACTTACGTGAAGTTCAAAAAGTCAAAACCCTGCTTGAACCAACAGGCATGGGTGACCGTTTTAAAGTGGCCGTTTTTAGAAAAGAGGCGTAG
- the pyk gene encoding pyruvate kinase produces MEKRTKILATLGPASDSVETIEGLIKAGANMFRLNFSHGSHEYHAQTLANIRTAMKNLNTVVSVLQDISGPKVRIGDLKEPFDLKRGDIITLQKKEIVGYQKSDNEYIVSINYPNIIDKIKEGEYIYLYDGTIRAKVIETKKELKAMIENHGMLSSRKGVNFPNTSIDIDVITPKDIEDIKWGVENKVDYFAISFVQNAKDMKHARQLLGGYKGKLIAKIEKFDAVENIDEILDASDGLMVARGDLGIEVPYYDVPTIQKKLIKKANLACKPVITATQMLLSMTNSERATRAEISDVANAVLDGTDVVMLSEESAIGVDPINVVDTMSNIIGTTEGIYNYEKQYKMPYLDQFDVIQATATKLADDINAKGILAVTSSGQSAIKMSRYRPKTNIYAFTHKKKVLNSLAGVWGVSPIGTIKEGHASVMFNKMLKTLERNGILDHKGPYITTIGYPVGMPGSTNTIKILNESEIQYYLNLKQKS; encoded by the coding sequence ATGGAAAAAAGAACAAAAATTTTAGCAACGTTAGGGCCAGCAAGCGACAGTGTTGAAACGATAGAGGGCTTAATTAAAGCCGGTGCAAATATGTTCAGACTCAATTTCTCTCATGGTAGCCATGAGTATCACGCACAAACTTTAGCCAACATTCGAACTGCCATGAAAAATCTGAACACCGTAGTAAGTGTACTGCAAGATATCTCTGGACCAAAAGTGAGAATAGGAGATTTAAAAGAACCATTTGATTTAAAACGTGGTGATATTATTACCTTACAAAAAAAAGAGATTGTGGGGTATCAAAAAAGCGATAATGAGTATATTGTCTCTATTAATTATCCTAATATTATTGATAAAATCAAAGAGGGTGAATACATTTATTTATATGATGGAACCATTCGAGCAAAAGTAATTGAGACGAAAAAAGAGCTTAAAGCGATGATTGAAAACCACGGAATGTTAAGTTCTAGAAAAGGGGTGAATTTCCCTAATACTTCAATTGATATTGATGTTATTACACCCAAAGATATAGAAGATATCAAATGGGGAGTTGAAAATAAAGTGGATTACTTTGCTATTTCATTTGTACAAAATGCAAAAGATATGAAACATGCACGACAACTTTTAGGTGGTTACAAAGGAAAACTCATTGCTAAAATCGAAAAATTTGATGCAGTTGAAAATATTGATGAAATTTTAGATGCCAGTGATGGTTTGATGGTGGCTCGTGGGGATTTAGGTATTGAAGTACCATACTATGATGTTCCAACCATTCAGAAAAAATTGATTAAAAAAGCAAATCTTGCTTGCAAACCTGTAATTACAGCAACGCAAATGTTGCTTTCTATGACCAATTCAGAACGAGCAACACGAGCAGAGATTTCAGACGTTGCCAATGCGGTACTTGATGGTACGGATGTGGTGATGCTTTCTGAAGAGAGTGCTATTGGGGTTGACCCAATTAATGTTGTGGATACCATGAGCAATATCATTGGTACAACAGAGGGTATTTATAACTATGAAAAACAGTATAAAATGCCATACCTTGACCAATTTGATGTGATTCAAGCAACGGCAACAAAACTGGCAGATGATATCAATGCCAAAGGAATTTTAGCCGTAACAAGTTCGGGGCAAAGTGCAATTAAAATGTCAAGATATCGACCAAAAACCAATATTTATGCTTTTACGCATAAGAAAAAAGTGCTCAATTCACTTGCAGGGGTTTGGGGTGTTTCACCTATTGGTACGATTAAAGAGGGGCATGCTTCGGTGATGTTCAATAAGATGTTAAAAACATTGGAAAGAAATGGGATTTTAGATCATAAAGGACCCTACATCACAACCATTGGTTATCCAGTTGGAATGCCTGGAAGCACCAATACCATTAAGATTTTAAATGAATCAGAGATTCAATACTATCTTAACTTAAAACAGAAGAGTTAA
- a CDS encoding molybdopterin oxidoreductase family protein codes for MISDINSVCTYCGVGCDITAQVQENKILKIYAQNDGYVSQGKLCIKGKSGFGFVASPDRIRNCRVKKSFIEVNLENMPRELKARAKTLKEFDETYFETPYEFTTSLAAWKLLEIKEKYGRHSFCGMGGARTSCESSYMFQKFVREAMHSPHVDNCARVCHSPSLKGMKTTIGEGAATNPFDDIFQTENIIVMGSNTTEAHPIVANRIIKAAREKTADLTVMDVRHIQLGKFAKNELIIPYEANLLVLNMMSYVILDEKLYNNEFIDARCKGFEAYKESILNDEYANPEFMKNVKGYELLAEQIPEVARAYATKKSMFFWGLGITEHLDGSYAVMAITNLAMLTGNIGKTGAGLMPLRGQNNVQGACDTGCLPYFAPDYQTPKEIGLMTPQLMDEMIAGNIKAMYVMGEDIAHIHPNQNKVHKALGNLELIISNELFMNEVTKMADIVFGVKSAYEKVGVYVNAMRRLHLSQPLVEANMPDDWEVLRDIENKITGDFNYTDVESVWNEAKEAVGSRFSGATYHKLSKNRNRGMQWPITKEDTPILHVEEFRTEDGKGTFQYNQYKLREQIKKLVTNESFHKNEFYLTTGRTIVHYNNAAQTIQSESLNSKYDTDVILASIEDKERIGSDKVILKTQYGETAIMPVKYVKTIKPNTLFTTFHHAKSKVNFIFGDEADELIMTACFKSIRVEIEPV; via the coding sequence ATGATTTCAGATATCAACTCAGTCTGTACGTATTGTGGCGTTGGTTGTGACATCACTGCTCAAGTACAAGAGAATAAAATTTTAAAAATCTATGCTCAAAATGATGGGTACGTTTCACAAGGAAAACTCTGCATCAAAGGAAAATCAGGTTTTGGTTTTGTAGCAAGTCCTGATAGAATCCGAAACTGTCGAGTGAAAAAAAGTTTCATTGAAGTCAACTTAGAGAACATGCCGCGTGAGCTTAAAGCACGGGCAAAAACACTCAAAGAGTTTGATGAAACCTACTTTGAAACACCCTATGAGTTCACCACTTCATTAGCCGCTTGGAAACTTTTAGAAATCAAAGAGAAGTACGGACGACACAGTTTTTGTGGTATGGGAGGAGCACGAACGTCATGTGAGAGCTCTTACATGTTTCAAAAGTTTGTACGAGAAGCGATGCACTCTCCACACGTAGACAACTGTGCACGTGTCTGCCACAGCCCCAGTCTAAAAGGAATGAAAACAACCATTGGAGAAGGGGCAGCAACCAACCCATTCGATGATATTTTCCAAACAGAAAACATCATTGTCATGGGTTCAAATACCACTGAAGCACACCCGATTGTTGCCAATCGAATCATCAAAGCAGCACGTGAAAAAACAGCTGATTTAACAGTGATGGATGTTCGACACATTCAATTGGGTAAATTTGCAAAAAATGAGTTGATCATACCTTATGAAGCCAATTTGCTCGTTTTAAACATGATGTCCTATGTTATTTTAGATGAGAAACTCTATAACAACGAGTTCATTGATGCACGCTGTAAAGGTTTTGAAGCATATAAAGAATCTATTTTAAATGATGAATATGCCAATCCAGAGTTTATGAAAAATGTCAAGGGATATGAACTCTTAGCAGAACAAATCCCTGAAGTAGCACGTGCGTATGCCACTAAAAAATCGATGTTTTTTTGGGGACTTGGTATTACCGAACATTTAGATGGTTCATATGCGGTTATGGCTATTACTAACTTAGCAATGCTCACTGGTAATATTGGAAAAACAGGTGCTGGCTTGATGCCACTTCGAGGACAAAACAATGTACAAGGAGCCTGTGATACGGGATGTTTACCTTACTTTGCCCCCGATTATCAAACACCAAAAGAGATTGGTTTAATGACCCCACAACTTATGGATGAGATGATTGCTGGAAACATCAAAGCGATGTACGTTATGGGTGAAGACATTGCACACATTCACCCCAACCAAAACAAAGTACATAAAGCACTGGGCAACTTAGAGCTCATCATCTCAAATGAGTTATTTATGAATGAAGTGACGAAAATGGCAGACATTGTATTTGGTGTAAAATCTGCGTATGAAAAAGTGGGTGTTTATGTCAATGCGATGCGACGTCTTCATCTTTCTCAACCTCTTGTAGAAGCAAATATGCCAGATGATTGGGAAGTCTTACGAGATATTGAAAACAAAATCACAGGGGATTTTAACTACACCGATGTGGAATCTGTTTGGAATGAAGCCAAAGAAGCCGTAGGGTCACGATTCAGTGGTGCCACGTATCATAAGCTTTCTAAAAACAGAAACCGAGGGATGCAATGGCCAATCACCAAAGAGGATACACCCATTTTACACGTAGAAGAGTTCAGAACAGAAGATGGAAAAGGAACATTCCAATACAACCAATACAAACTGCGAGAACAGATTAAAAAACTCGTAACCAATGAATCATTTCATAAAAATGAGTTCTATTTAACAACGGGTCGAACTATTGTACACTATAACAATGCTGCACAAACGATTCAAAGTGAATCATTGAACTCAAAATATGACACCGATGTTATTTTAGCCAGTATTGAAGACAAAGAGCGCATTGGAAGCGATAAAGTTATTCTTAAAACACAATACGGTGAAACAGCCATCATGCCAGTGAAATATGTTAAAACGATTAAACCCAATACTCTTTTTACAACCTTTCACCATGCCAAATCAAAAGTCAACTTTATTTTTGGTGATGAAGCGGATGAACTGATTATGACGGCATGTTTTAAATCCATACGAGTTGAAATTGAGCCGGTCTAA
- the thiS gene encoding sulfur carrier protein ThiS, with product MQVIVNGQTKEFEPSISLQEVITSLQIEDKVMAAAVNMEIVKKDNWSTHALNENDKVELLQFVGGG from the coding sequence ATGCAAGTAATTGTAAATGGTCAAACAAAAGAGTTTGAACCTTCCATTTCATTGCAAGAAGTGATTACCTCTTTACAAATAGAGGATAAAGTCATGGCTGCAGCAGTGAACATGGAGATTGTTAAAAAAGATAATTGGTCCACCCATGCACTCAATGAAAATGATAAAGTAGAACTGTTACAGTTTGTAGGTGGTGGTTGA
- a CDS encoding YraN family protein, whose amino-acid sequence MSRSKGDKAEQKACDYLQSHGFTIIEQNFYAKKLGEIDIIASKNGVYHFIEVKSANEYETAVYNITASKLSKLMRSIDYYVQQKNLKNDYTLDAIIVTQEQIEFLENITL is encoded by the coding sequence TTGAGCCGGTCTAAGGGTGACAAAGCAGAACAAAAAGCGTGCGATTATCTGCAATCGCACGGCTTTACCATCATTGAACAAAACTTTTATGCTAAAAAACTGGGTGAGATTGATATCATTGCTTCTAAAAACGGCGTATATCACTTTATTGAAGTCAAATCAGCCAATGAGTATGAAACGGCTGTGTATAACATCACTGCATCTAAACTCTCAAAACTCATGCGCAGTATTGATTACTATGTACAACAAAAAAATCTGAAAAATGACTACACTTTGGATGCCATCATTGTAACTCAAGAGCAAATAGAGTTTCTTGAAAACATTACGCTTTAA
- a CDS encoding ankyrin repeat domain-containing protein, whose amino-acid sequence MLRLVFLLLPLFIWANNGWNALHKAVYEEDIQKVQHALETEDIDSTTTAGLSSLHMSVKKRDLAMVKFLVDQGANIDAQDNKGFSVLYYAVLQNNIPIAKYLLTHKANPNLKNNIGNAPMHNIAYNSRFEMLELFIFFGANLKIKNAYGMRPYDFAQRKGNKGMMAELSQYEHNLK is encoded by the coding sequence GTGTTACGTCTTGTTTTTTTACTGTTGCCACTTTTTATATGGGCCAATAATGGTTGGAACGCTCTTCATAAAGCTGTCTATGAAGAGGATATTCAAAAAGTGCAACACGCTTTAGAAACTGAAGATATTGACTCAACAACCACTGCTGGGTTATCCAGCTTGCATATGTCCGTAAAAAAACGCGATTTAGCGATGGTGAAATTTTTAGTTGATCAAGGTGCCAATATTGATGCCCAAGACAACAAAGGCTTCAGTGTTTTATACTATGCGGTACTGCAAAACAATATCCCCATTGCAAAATATCTTTTAACACACAAAGCCAATCCCAATTTAAAAAACAACATTGGCAATGCACCCATGCACAACATTGCCTATAATAGCCGTTTTGAAATGCTTGAACTCTTTATTTTTTTTGGTGCAAATTTAAAAATCAAAAATGCATACGGTATGCGCCCTTATGATTTTGCTCAAAGAAAAGGGAATAAAGGAATGATGGCAGAGTTGTCCCAGTATGAGCATAATCTTAAGTAA